In Halobacteria archaeon AArc-dxtr1, the sequence ACCGGACGGAAGTCTTCCCCTGCGTCGGCCTCGACGCCGAGGTACCACGAGGGTTTGTTCACCACCAGCAGGTGGGTGCCGCCGAGTCGAACGAAGTCCTCGACGGCGTCCAGCCCACGACCGTGGTCCGGATCGAGGTGCATGTGGTTGTCGAGTACCGGCATCTCGTCGTCTTCCATACCCAGCTGTGTGAACGCTGCAGATGAAAATGCCTCGGCTTTGATCGCCCTCTCGTCCAGACGGCCCGCCCGGCAGCACTCGCACGTGGGGCCGTTACTGCTCGAGAGTCACGGCGTCGTCTGCGGCGTTTCGAAGCGCGTCCGAGCGCCCGTGGCTGCCCGGCGCAATCGCGACAGTCCCGATCCCGAGGGTGCCAGCGTACTCGAGGACGGGTTTGAAGTCCGTATCTCGGGAACCGATCACCAGCCGGTCGATGGATCGCTCAGCACAGAGCGCCGTCGCGTCGACCGCGAGTTTGACGTCGACGTCACCGCTAGTGACGACGACTTCGAATCCTCGTGCCTCCGCCGCCTGGATGAGTCCGGGCGTCGCGTGTTCATCCAGATAGAGACGCGTTACGCCGACCCGACCGTACTCACCGGCAGCGACCCGCAGATCGTCCAGATCGACGTCGAACTCGTCCCGGAGGACGTTCGGTCCGTCGACGAACAGTCCGACTGTTGGCTCCGTTGAGCCGCTGGCTGGAGAATCGGTGAGCCGATCGCGCAGGTGTTCGAGGACGGACATGCGTTTTCGCGACCGTACTCGGGGGGACGCGATAGGTGTGACGAAAGCGCGGCGGGCGCTCCGATTCGCTCACCTGGCTTGTACTCACAGGTGTCACCGTTTAGTTCGGTCGGCACATTTGACCACGTGGCTCCGGCCCGATCGGTTACGAGAGCACACTCGAACGCGGCGACGGAACGGCCGCCGGAGCCGATCGGCGGAGGTCCCCCACCTCCGCCGTTCGATCGTCGACGCCGAGCGCTAGCCCACACGTTCGGCCCGTCCCAACTGCGACCCACCCCAACGCTCGTTCGGTCGCCGCTTTTGTAGCCCTCACTCGTCCACTCGATGGAGACGGTAGACGCCGCCACCTTCGCGGTCGTAGTGGACGTGGGTAGCCGAGAGGGGGCCGACGGCAAGCGTCATCGCCCTCTCTCTGCGAGCACGACGGATTCTCCCCGCTCGGCCGATCGCTTCGCGGCCAGTGCGAGCCGCAGCGAGGCGATCGCTTCCTCGCTCCCGACGTCGGGTTCGGTTCCCGACTCGAGGCAGTCGACGAAGTGTTCGAGTTCGCGCCGATAGCCGCCGCGAGCGAGCGGGCTCTCGACGACCGACTCCTCGCCGGTCCACTCGCGGTAGGGGTGCTTGCCGTCGCTCGAGAACTCGACGAGTCCGTCCTCGCCGGCGAACTCGAGTTCGACGGTAAACGGCCGAGTTTCGGGCTGGGCCCACGAAGCCTCGACGTAGCCAACGGCCCCACTCTCGAAGCGCAGCGTCGCGAACCCGTGGGCGGACTCCTCACTGCGGTGCTGGCGGGCGAAGACGCGCTCGACCGGACCCCAGCACCACCGCAGGTAGTCGAGATCGTGGATTGCCAGGTCGACGAAGATGCCGCCGCTCTTCTCGGAATCGGCGAACCAGTTCGCTGACCCCCAGTCGGGGAACGGGCTGAGCCGGCGCGCCCGGGCGATGCCCGGTTCGCCAATCACGAGGTCGCGGGCGCGCTGGTGGCTCGGCATGAATCGAACCACGTGTCCGACCATGAACGTTAGCCCCGCCTCGGAGACGAGTGCCTCGATCTCGTGGGCCTCCTCTAGGTTGTTCGCGATCGGCTTCTCTACGATCAGGTCGGTCTCCGCCTCGACGGCCGCCTCAACGGCCTCGCGGTGGGTGTGCGTCGGCGTACAGATGTCGAGGAAGTCAATATCGACCTCCGAACACAGTGTTTCGACGTCGGTGTACGCCTCGGCCGCCAGCCCGGACGCCTCGATGAACGGTTCGGGTCCGCTCGGCGAGGCGACGGCGGCGACCTCGACATCCATCTCGGCGTACGCGTCGGCGTGGGTTTCGGCCATGAAGCCGGCTCCCGCGATACCAACCCTCATGGCACGTCCTCCGCTCTGCCGAGCAATAATATTTCGGTACAGGGACAATCATGAATTGAACGCGCCCGTGTCGCGATCACGTCACAGTCGCTGTTTGTGTGTCTCGTCCGAGTGGGTGGGAACCACAATCGTTTCGGCAACGCGTCGTGAGTGGCCACCATGAGCGACGATCACAGCCTCCTGGTGGTGGGCGCCCACCCCGACGACTGTTCGATCAAAGCCGGCGGTATCGCTGCGAAGTACGTCGAGGCAGGGCGGGACGTGACGTTCCTCTCGGTCACCGACGGCAGCGCCGGCCACCACGAGATGGGGCGTGCCGAACTTGCGGCTCGCCGGAAACGCGAGACCGAGGCGGTCGCCGAGACGTTAGGAATCGACTACGAGGTGTTCGATATCCGCGACGGCCTGCTGGAGGCGACTCTCGAGAACCGCCGACGGCTCATCCGGTTCATCCGCGAGGTCGAACCGGACCTCGTCCTCGGTCCACGGCCGAACGACTACCACCCCGACCACCGCTACTGCGCGGCCGTACTCCAGGACGCCGCCTACACGCTGATCGTCCCGAACGTCTGCCCCGAGGTGCCCGCCCTCTCGGAGAACCCCGTCTTCGGCTACGTCGCAGACCACTTTCAGAAGCCCGCTCCCTTCGAGCCGGACGTCGTACTGGACGTAAGCGACGTCGAAGACCGGAAGGTCGAGGCCTTACACTGCCACGAGTCCCAGATGTACGAGTGGTTGCCCTACACCTTTGGCGAGCTCGGTTCGGTACCAGAGGGCGAGGCCGAGCGACGCGCATGGCTCGCCGACGACGGTCTGAGTCACCTCTCAGAGAACACCGAGATGAACGTCGCCGATCGGTTCCGAGACGAGCTCGTCGAGCGCTACGGCGAGGATGCAGGATCGGCGGTCGAACACGCTGAAGCGGTCGAAATATCAGAGTACGGCGCGGCGCTGACCAGCGAGTTGCGCGAGGACCTGTTCTTCTTCTAACCTCGAATCTGGCGGACTACCAGAGACGGCTTTTTGCTTCAGATGTGGTGGGTTCCCCGGATCGGCTCAGACGATCTCGATATCACCGACCATCGTTCCTTGGTGTGGATCGCAGACGTACTCGACCATCTCCTCGCTGGCCTCGAACTCGAGAGTTTGGGTCTCACCCGTTCCTGAGATGACGTCGGTTTCGTAGTCGTCGACGACCTCACCGTCTTCGTCTCTGATCTCGATGTTGTGCCCGACGCCGTCCTGGTTCTCCCAGGTGATCTCGTAGGTCTCTCCCTCTTCGAGAATCAGCGTGGGATTGTCCTCGCCGGCAATCTCCTCGGGCTCGACGCCCTCCCAACCTGGCGTCCGTCCGTCTAGTAGGATCTCGCCGGGCTCGATCGCGTCACCGTTTTCTTCGTCGTCCTCGTCCTCATCCTCCTCGTCCTCTTCCTCTTCTTCGTCTTCGTCCTCTTCCTCTTCCTCTTCGTCCTCTTCATCTTCCTCGTCTTCTTCATCCGGGTCATCGGTTTCTTCGTCCTCCTCATCCTCTGGGTCGTCTGTTGCTGGATCCTCTTCGTCTTCTGGATCGTCTGCTGGATCCTCCTCCGGGTCGTCACCGGGCCCTTCGTCCGTACAGCCGGCGATGAGAGCGCCAGCAGCAGCGATACCACTCAGTTCGAGCATACGTCGGCGGGAGAGCGAATCGTCTGGAGACATCGTTTCAGTGTGTTTGAGGGTTCTCAGACGCATAGGTAACTGGCCGTCACTTGCATGGTCCTCTAGCGCGGTAGACAGACGACGAGCAGACCGTTGCGGTAGCGTGACTGTCTCGATTGGGGCTACTAGCATCTTTGGAGGTGTGGTTAATGCGATCCTCCAAGAAAGACAGTATACGACCATGACTGCAATCGCAGATCTCGAACTTGCGGCGGGGACGGCGGGACTCGGCGAACTCTTTGACCGAGTGCCGGACATCAGATGCGAGATGGAACGCGTCGTCGCTTCCGGGGAACGGAATCTCTGGCTGTCGGGTCGAGATCGAGACGCGGTCGAAGCGGCGCTCGACCGGTCCGACCGGATTGTCGACTGGACCCACCTCTGTGAGCGAGACGATCGCCGACTGTACAGCGTCGCATTCGACGGCGAAACCGTCGACATCTTCGATCAGGTCGTCGACGCTGGCGGAACTGTCCTCCGAGCGACGGCCACTGACGGATCGTGGCAACTTCGGGCCAGGTTCAGCGAACGGGAACGAGTCAGCGATCTCTACGAGAGTCTTCGTGCCGCCGAAACACGACCGCGAATCGTCCGTCTGGTCGATCTCGATACGGCGGTCTCTTCGCGCGCCGGGCTGACGCCCCAGCAACACGAGACGCTCGTGGCCGCGATCGACCACGGCTACTTCGAGATCCCGCGGGAGACGTCGATGCAAGAGCTCTCCGATGAGCTCGGAATCTCCCACCAGGCCCTCTCAGAGCGTCTCAGGCGGGCGTATCGATCGATCGTCGCTGCCGAGCTGGACGTGACCGACGATCGACGCTCCACGCCGTCGATGCCGTCGGACTGAAGCGGTACCCGCGTT encodes:
- a CDS encoding NYN domain-containing protein produces the protein MSVLEHLRDRLTDSPASGSTEPTVGLFVDGPNVLRDEFDVDLDDLRVAAGEYGRVGVTRLYLDEHATPGLIQAAEARGFEVVVTSGDVDVKLAVDATALCAERSIDRLVIGSRDTDFKPVLEYAGTLGIGTVAIAPGSHGRSDALRNAADDAVTLEQ
- a CDS encoding Gfo/Idh/MocA family oxidoreductase: MRVGIAGAGFMAETHADAYAEMDVEVAAVASPSGPEPFIEASGLAAEAYTDVETLCSEVDIDFLDICTPTHTHREAVEAAVEAETDLIVEKPIANNLEEAHEIEALVSEAGLTFMVGHVVRFMPSHQRARDLVIGEPGIARARRLSPFPDWGSANWFADSEKSGGIFVDLAIHDLDYLRWCWGPVERVFARQHRSEESAHGFATLRFESGAVGYVEASWAQPETRPFTVELEFAGEDGLVEFSSDGKHPYREWTGEESVVESPLARGGYRRELEHFVDCLESGTEPDVGSEEAIASLRLALAAKRSAERGESVVLAERGR
- a CDS encoding PIG-L family deacetylase, encoding MSDDHSLLVVGAHPDDCSIKAGGIAAKYVEAGRDVTFLSVTDGSAGHHEMGRAELAARRKRETEAVAETLGIDYEVFDIRDGLLEATLENRRRLIRFIREVEPDLVLGPRPNDYHPDHRYCAAVLQDAAYTLIVPNVCPEVPALSENPVFGYVADHFQKPAPFEPDVVLDVSDVEDRKVEALHCHESQMYEWLPYTFGELGSVPEGEAERRAWLADDGLSHLSENTEMNVADRFRDELVERYGEDAGSAVEHAEAVEISEYGAALTSELREDLFFF
- a CDS encoding plastocyanin/azurin family copper-binding protein, with product MLELSGIAAAGALIAGCTDEGPGDDPEEDPADDPEDEEDPATDDPEDEEDEETDDPDEEDEEDEEDEEEEEEDEDEEEEEDEEDEDEDDEENGDAIEPGEILLDGRTPGWEGVEPEEIAGEDNPTLILEEGETYEITWENQDGVGHNIEIRDEDGEVVDDYETDVISGTGETQTLEFEASEEMVEYVCDPHQGTMVGDIEIV
- a CDS encoding helix-turn-helix domain-containing protein, with amino-acid sequence MTAIADLELAAGTAGLGELFDRVPDIRCEMERVVASGERNLWLSGRDRDAVEAALDRSDRIVDWTHLCERDDRRLYSVAFDGETVDIFDQVVDAGGTVLRATATDGSWQLRARFSERERVSDLYESLRAAETRPRIVRLVDLDTAVSSRAGLTPQQHETLVAAIDHGYFEIPRETSMQELSDELGISHQALSERLRRAYRSIVAAELDVTDDRRSTPSMPSD